The following proteins are encoded in a genomic region of Candidatus Paracaedibacteraceae bacterium:
- the surE gene encoding 5'/3'-nucleotidase SurE has translation MRILLSNDDGINAPGLKALETIARQLTDDVWIVAPELDQSGAAHSLTLRDPLRVREISDKKYALSGTPTDCVLFAVNHLLKDKAPDLVLSGVNHGANLAEDITYSGTVAAAMEGSLLHIPSIAISLCVNKGHPAKWSTAEKHVPDILSHLIKTQLDPYTLININVPDVIALSVKGIRVTRQGQRTYQDELHECVDPRGKKYYWVGIVNHDGSGEAGTDLDAIANGFISITPLSLDFTHEKSLTKLNEVFSKEYNNEAA, from the coding sequence ATGCGCATTTTATTAAGTAATGATGATGGCATTAATGCCCCGGGGCTTAAAGCCCTTGAGACCATTGCTCGTCAATTGACGGACGATGTGTGGATTGTCGCCCCCGAACTTGACCAAAGCGGGGCAGCTCATTCGTTAACATTAAGAGACCCCCTTCGTGTGAGAGAAATTTCTGACAAGAAATATGCCTTATCAGGAACGCCGACTGATTGCGTCTTATTCGCAGTCAATCACCTTTTAAAAGATAAAGCTCCTGACCTCGTTTTGTCCGGGGTCAACCACGGTGCAAACCTTGCCGAAGACATCACTTACTCAGGAACCGTAGCGGCCGCGATGGAAGGATCTCTTCTCCACATTCCATCGATTGCTATCAGTTTGTGTGTGAATAAAGGGCATCCTGCGAAATGGTCAACAGCAGAAAAGCATGTTCCTGATATCCTGTCACACCTTATCAAGACTCAACTTGATCCATATACGTTAATTAACATTAATGTTCCTGATGTTATTGCCCTCTCCGTCAAAGGCATCCGCGTTACTCGTCAAGGTCAGAGAACCTACCAAGACGAACTTCATGAGTGCGTCGATCCACGCGGAAAAAAATACTACTGGGTGGGGATTGTCAACCACGACGGTTCAGGTGAAGCAGGAACAGATCTGGATGCTATCGCAAATGGTTTTATTTCAATCACACCATTATCGCTTGACTTTACTCACGAAAAATCTCTAACTAAACTGAACGAAGTATTTTCAAAGGAATATAATAATGAAGCTGCGTAA
- a CDS encoding OmpA family protein → MSDKPVQPIIKKIKKVSGHGHHGGAWKIAYADFVTAMMAFFLLMWLLNATSEEQRRGIANYFDPFASTSKGGGYEGVMGGTSIKETQGTMDDTPQNIIKVKPMPPTERGQGGSAAGETEHPDVNANDNGGRTEDIKKQEEDSAKKDIENKLLKASQAQTYKSQQEEESKLNEVSEQIKQSLEKMPDLKELNKNIKISLTKDGLNIEVIDHLRNAMFPSGSSRMYKQMEDILKVIASAIKGVPNKLNIIGHTDANQYSQRSLLTNWELSTDRANASRRILVNNGVDKSRINAIEGKADTDLADPQNPMAPENRRVVITLLRQVKVNKE, encoded by the coding sequence ATGAGTGATAAGCCCGTTCAACCGATTATCAAGAAAATAAAAAAAGTTTCTGGGCATGGCCACCACGGTGGTGCCTGGAAAATTGCTTATGCTGACTTTGTAACGGCAATGATGGCATTTTTCTTATTGATGTGGTTGCTGAATGCAACATCAGAAGAACAGCGTCGAGGGATTGCTAATTATTTTGATCCGTTTGCTTCAACATCAAAAGGGGGTGGATATGAAGGAGTCATGGGGGGGACATCCATCAAAGAAACTCAAGGAACTATGGATGATACCCCGCAAAATATCATAAAAGTTAAACCGATGCCCCCTACTGAAAGAGGACAAGGCGGTTCTGCTGCGGGTGAAACGGAGCATCCCGATGTTAACGCAAATGATAATGGCGGGCGGACTGAGGATATCAAAAAACAGGAAGAGGATTCAGCCAAGAAAGACATTGAGAATAAGCTTCTTAAAGCATCGCAGGCTCAGACCTATAAATCGCAACAGGAAGAAGAATCCAAACTAAACGAAGTTAGTGAACAAATTAAACAGAGTCTTGAGAAAATGCCGGATCTAAAGGAACTTAATAAAAATATTAAAATTAGCCTAACAAAAGATGGGCTTAATATTGAGGTTATTGATCATTTGAGGAATGCTATGTTCCCGAGTGGCTCAAGTCGTATGTATAAACAAATGGAAGATATTCTAAAGGTTATAGCGTCAGCCATTAAAGGGGTGCCCAATAAACTTAATATTATTGGGCATACCGATGCGAATCAATATTCCCAGCGATCTCTTTTAACAAACTGGGAATTGTCGACAGATCGGGCTAATGCAAGTCGACGGATTCTGGTTAATAATGGTGTTGATAAAAGCCGGATTAACGCTATAGAAGGGAAAGCCGATACGGATCTTGCTGATCCACAAAATCCGATGGCTCCTGAAAATCGTCGTGTTGTTATTACATTGCTGCGACAGGTAAAAGTTAACAAAGAATAG
- the secF gene encoding protein translocase subunit SecF — translation MALIRLVPSNVNINFVGIRFITFIISSLVILATLFTISTKGLNYGIDFQGGYIFEVRLKETPNVPELREKLESLNLGETAIQKFGGDTDVLIRVERKTVEGMSENEAQQTVIDRVKATIGQDQDYRRIETIGPKVGEELVHNSMKAVLFALAAMLIYIAVRFEWQFAVCGIVALMHDTVAILALFSILPFEFNETAIIAILITAGYSINDTIVIFDRIRENLRKYKKMELGELINKSLNETLSRTVLTATTTLTSLLALYFFGGSVISSFSLPILIGIMVGSFSSIFLASPLLLYLNLKRGTEVGAPANSN, via the coding sequence ATGGCACTTATTCGTTTAGTACCAAGCAACGTTAACATTAACTTTGTTGGCATTCGCTTTATTACATTTATCATATCATCACTGGTTATTTTAGCGACTTTATTTACGATCAGCACAAAAGGATTAAACTACGGCATTGATTTCCAAGGCGGTTACATCTTTGAAGTTCGCTTAAAAGAAACACCCAACGTCCCTGAACTCAGAGAAAAACTTGAATCCCTAAATCTAGGAGAAACAGCCATTCAAAAGTTTGGCGGGGATACGGATGTTCTCATCCGCGTTGAGCGCAAAACAGTCGAAGGCATGTCAGAAAACGAAGCGCAACAGACCGTGATCGATCGCGTTAAAGCAACAATTGGTCAAGATCAAGATTACCGCCGGATCGAAACCATTGGCCCAAAAGTCGGAGAAGAGCTGGTTCACAACAGTATGAAAGCTGTTCTATTTGCCTTGGCAGCCATGCTTATTTACATTGCAGTTCGATTTGAATGGCAGTTTGCCGTTTGCGGTATCGTTGCCTTGATGCACGACACCGTTGCAATCTTAGCCTTGTTTTCGATATTACCTTTTGAATTCAATGAAACAGCCATTATTGCGATTCTAATCACAGCAGGCTACTCGATCAATGACACAATTGTTATTTTTGACCGTATTCGTGAGAATTTACGTAAATACAAGAAAATGGAACTTGGTGAATTGATTAATAAAAGCTTGAATGAAACGTTGTCCCGTACAGTTCTTACAGCAACAACAACATTGACGTCTCTTCTGGCTCTTTATTTCTTTGGTGGCAGTGTGATTTCATCTTTCAGCTTACCAATCCTCATTGGTATTATGGTTGGTTCATTCTCATCCATCTTTTTGGCGTCCCCTCTCTTGCTTTATTTAAACCTAAAGAGAGGAACAGAGGTAGGGGCACCTGCCAACAGCAACTAA
- the trmD gene encoding tRNA (guanosine(37)-N1)-methyltransferase TrmD, with the protein MTFHATVVTLFPEMFPGSLGRSLTGKALDDGKWHLDTVQIRDHAQDKHLTVDDTPYGGGAGMVMKPDVVDRALTAAKEKGSPNRKLIYLTPRGKPFCQAMAHDYANTDGLILLCGRYEGVDHRVVEEWDMEEVSIGDYVLTGGELPAQILLDATVRLLPDVLGNKKSLENESFELGILEHPQYTKPQNWKNKIVPGVLLSGDHQKIAEWRQEEAERITRERRPDLWQAFLKTRI; encoded by the coding sequence ATGACATTTCATGCAACTGTTGTAACCCTATTCCCCGAAATGTTCCCCGGATCCTTGGGGAGATCCTTAACGGGAAAAGCTTTGGATGACGGCAAATGGCATCTTGACACAGTGCAAATCCGCGACCATGCGCAAGATAAACACCTTACCGTTGACGATACGCCCTATGGCGGGGGAGCCGGGATGGTCATGAAACCGGATGTGGTGGATCGCGCCCTGACTGCCGCAAAAGAAAAGGGATCTCCTAACCGTAAGCTGATTTATCTAACCCCCCGCGGTAAACCTTTCTGTCAAGCCATGGCTCATGATTATGCTAATACTGACGGACTAATTTTACTGTGCGGCCGTTACGAAGGTGTCGATCATCGCGTCGTTGAAGAATGGGACATGGAAGAGGTCAGCATTGGTGACTATGTCTTGACCGGTGGTGAATTACCCGCTCAAATTTTACTTGATGCAACGGTTCGACTCCTTCCCGATGTCTTGGGAAACAAAAAATCTTTAGAAAATGAGAGTTTTGAGCTTGGAATTTTAGAACATCCGCAGTATACTAAACCTCAAAACTGGAAAAATAAGATCGTGCCTGGTGTGCTGCTCTCAGGCGATCATCAAAAAATTGCCGAATGGCGCCAGGAAGAAGCAGAAAGAATAACGCGAGAGCGTCGGCCAGATTTATGGCAAGCGTTTCTCAAAACTCGTATTTAG
- the tatA gene encoding twin-arginine translocase TatA/TatE family subunit: protein MGFSFGHLILLLIIVLVVFGVGKLPQVMGDLGKGIRAFKDGMKEGEKEDEIKKDNKEK, encoded by the coding sequence ATGGGATTTAGTTTTGGACATTTAATTTTACTGCTGATCATCGTTCTGGTTGTTTTCGGTGTAGGCAAACTCCCCCAAGTCATGGGCGATCTTGGCAAAGGGATTCGTGCCTTTAAGGATGGGATGAAAGAGGGCGAAAAAGAAGACGAGATAAAGAAAGACAATAAGGAAAAGTAA
- the tatC gene encoding twin-arginine translocase subunit TatC has product MTSPDHDAPQPIVSHLIELRTRFIRVLVAFFIISCACYGISDHIFNFLLTPLHHVLSELGLERKLIYTGLTEAFLTYIKVALFSGFFITFPYLASQIWLFISPGLFLHERKILSSVLIATPFFFLMGASFAYWVIFPNAYKFFLSFEVAGSAGTIPIQLEARVSEYLSFVMRLIMAFGISFQLPVLLTVLASLGMVTKKGLIEKWRISVVSIFAVAAVITPPDILSMVGLAAPLVLLYGLSIIAVARVQAIREKKEQNHA; this is encoded by the coding sequence ATGACAAGTCCTGACCATGATGCACCTCAACCAATAGTCAGCCATCTTATTGAATTACGCACACGCTTCATTCGTGTCTTGGTTGCTTTTTTTATTATATCTTGTGCTTGTTACGGTATCTCAGATCATATTTTTAACTTCCTCCTAACTCCCCTACACCATGTTTTGAGCGAGTTAGGACTTGAACGCAAACTCATCTATACCGGATTAACCGAGGCTTTTTTAACCTATATTAAGGTTGCTTTATTCTCTGGCTTTTTTATCACGTTCCCCTATCTAGCTAGTCAGATCTGGCTTTTTATCTCACCTGGTTTATTCCTCCATGAACGGAAAATCTTAAGTTCAGTCCTTATCGCCACCCCCTTCTTTTTCTTAATGGGAGCCTCATTTGCCTATTGGGTCATATTTCCCAACGCCTATAAGTTCTTTCTAAGCTTTGAAGTTGCCGGCAGTGCTGGTACCATCCCCATTCAATTAGAGGCAAGAGTCTCAGAATATCTAAGTTTTGTAATGCGCCTGATTATGGCTTTTGGCATTAGCTTTCAGCTCCCTGTTTTATTGACCGTCTTAGCGAGTCTCGGCATGGTAACAAAAAAAGGGCTCATTGAAAAATGGCGTATTTCTGTGGTAAGTATATTTGCAGTGGCCGCTGTTATTACCCCGCCTGACATCTTAAGCATGGTTGGACTTGCAGCACCATTAGTACTCTTGTACGGCCTGTCAATCATTGCGGTTGCACGGGTTCAAGCAATTCGTGAAAAGAAAGAACAGAACCATGCATGA
- the serS gene encoding serine--tRNA ligase, whose product MHDLKLIRSNPEILDASMKRRGKDPVSGSILKIDEANRAITTELQELQSRRNQIAKSFGEAKRTGQDTTALAAEADTIKSKITELEAKSAELSQQLHDEVSGLPNLVGADTPDGLDESANVEIRKVGEPRSFDFEPKAHYDLGEALEKMDFEVAAKLTGSRFVVLYQELARMERALAMFMIDVHTSKFDYTEVYTPILVNDKTMFGTGQLPKFKDDQFQTTSGYWMIPTAEVVLTNLVAEEILAEDKLPLRFTSYTPCFRAEAGAAGRDTRGMIRQHQFGKVELVSIVHPSKSQEEHERMTQAAEHILQALKLPYRVLTLCAGDMGFSAQKTYDLEVWLPSQNTYREISSCSNCGDFQARRMNARFKPAATADNPKPANEFVHTLNGSGLAIGRTMVAILENYQEADGSIKVPDVLIPYMGGVDVIQKN is encoded by the coding sequence ATGCATGATCTTAAATTAATTCGATCAAATCCTGAAATTCTTGATGCGTCCATGAAACGCCGAGGAAAAGATCCCGTCTCAGGAAGCATATTAAAGATTGATGAAGCCAACCGAGCGATCACAACAGAATTGCAAGAACTCCAGTCTCGACGCAACCAGATTGCAAAGTCATTTGGCGAAGCCAAGCGCACAGGCCAAGATACAACAGCTCTTGCAGCCGAAGCCGACACCATAAAATCAAAAATTACAGAGCTTGAGGCAAAATCAGCTGAACTTAGCCAACAACTTCACGACGAAGTTTCCGGTCTTCCCAACTTAGTCGGTGCCGATACCCCGGATGGACTGGATGAATCCGCTAATGTTGAAATTCGCAAAGTTGGCGAACCCCGTTCATTTGATTTTGAGCCTAAAGCCCATTATGATTTGGGCGAAGCGCTTGAAAAAATGGACTTTGAAGTTGCTGCAAAACTAACAGGATCTCGCTTTGTCGTCCTCTATCAAGAACTCGCGCGTATGGAACGAGCTTTGGCTATGTTCATGATCGATGTACACACATCAAAGTTTGATTATACCGAAGTCTATACCCCAATTTTAGTTAACGATAAAACCATGTTTGGTACAGGCCAGCTTCCTAAATTTAAAGACGACCAATTCCAAACGACAAGCGGCTATTGGATGATCCCAACCGCCGAAGTGGTCTTAACCAACCTTGTGGCTGAAGAAATTCTCGCTGAAGATAAACTCCCTCTTCGCTTTACCTCTTACACACCATGTTTCCGCGCAGAAGCAGGAGCCGCCGGTCGTGATACCCGTGGTATGATTCGCCAACATCAATTTGGAAAAGTTGAGTTGGTTAGCATTGTTCACCCAAGTAAATCGCAAGAAGAACATGAACGGATGACTCAGGCAGCAGAACACATTTTACAGGCTCTGAAATTGCCGTATCGCGTTCTAACACTCTGTGCAGGCGACATGGGCTTTTCAGCACAAAAGACCTATGATCTTGAAGTGTGGCTACCAAGTCAAAACACATACCGCGAAATATCAAGTTGTTCGAATTGCGGGGACTTCCAAGCCCGTCGTATGAATGCTCGTTTCAAACCAGCTGCCACAGCTGATAACCCGAAACCAGCCAATGAGTTTGTCCATACATTAAATGGCTCGGGATTAGCGATTGGTCGCACGATGGTCGCAATCTTAGAAAACTACCAAGAAGCAGACGGAAGCATCAAAGTACCGGACGTATTAATTCCTTATATGGGCGGGGTTGACGTTATCCAAAAGAACTAG
- a CDS encoding adenylyltransferase/cytidyltransferase family protein: MIPPKIIHNFTPYAPIKDSVLVGGCFDLLHYGHLCFLRAAAEHGPVIVALEPDESIRVNKKSPPIHAQHQRAEILSELRCVHQIICLPPVLRNFEDYLNLVQKVKPATLAVTEGDPQVKNKMRQAEAIGAKVIVVNTLIEGLSSSLIRATHL, from the coding sequence ATGATCCCTCCCAAAATCATCCATAATTTTACCCCATACGCCCCGATAAAAGATTCAGTTTTGGTTGGGGGGTGTTTCGATCTTTTGCATTATGGTCACCTTTGTTTTTTAAGAGCCGCAGCTGAACATGGACCTGTCATTGTTGCTCTTGAACCAGATGAATCAATACGTGTTAATAAGAAAAGCCCTCCAATTCACGCACAACACCAACGAGCCGAAATATTAAGTGAACTCAGATGTGTCCATCAAATTATTTGCCTGCCACCGGTCCTAAGGAATTTTGAAGACTACCTTAACCTTGTTCAAAAGGTAAAGCCGGCAACCCTCGCAGTTACAGAGGGAGACCCCCAAGTTAAAAATAAAATGCGTCAGGCCGAAGCTATCGGAGCCAAAGTTATCGTCGTAAACACCTTAATTGAAGGGCTATCTAGCAGCTTAATCAGAGCGACCCACCTCTAG
- a CDS encoding M23 family metallopeptidase: protein MKLRNLMIVMLAASALTGCSTRKGGPADVEYDTYQSPYHVVGRGETIASIAKSYHIDKRELVRLNGMKPPYRIVVGQKLLVGAHSAKRHDEFYSPAEDAPQQGDVQVNTLAPLPGTEETPENHEELGAPQSIEQGEEVTSTSEDDSITQQNANDSEKTYKPLGQSPKSAAFFSWPVRGKIAKGFSSGKGGHSGINITAPKGTPVKAANNGVVSRTEQIPGYGKVILIRHDKGMITVYAHLDQITVKRGDVVEAGQKIGTVGKTGNVKEPQLHFKINKGKTPVDPATMLD, encoded by the coding sequence ATGAAGCTGCGTAATTTGATGATCGTCATGCTGGCAGCCAGTGCTTTAACTGGATGTTCAACCAGAAAAGGCGGACCAGCCGATGTTGAATACGACACCTACCAAAGTCCCTATCACGTTGTGGGGCGTGGCGAGACAATCGCCAGCATTGCAAAATCATATCATATTGATAAACGTGAATTGGTTCGTCTAAATGGCATGAAACCCCCTTATCGTATTGTTGTCGGCCAAAAGCTGTTGGTTGGCGCTCACTCAGCTAAACGTCACGATGAGTTTTATTCCCCAGCCGAGGATGCCCCCCAACAAGGTGATGTTCAGGTAAACACACTAGCCCCTCTACCAGGAACAGAAGAAACACCTGAAAATCACGAAGAATTAGGTGCCCCTCAAAGTATAGAGCAAGGAGAAGAGGTAACATCAACATCAGAAGACGATTCCATCACTCAGCAAAATGCCAACGATTCAGAAAAAACCTATAAACCATTAGGCCAATCACCAAAATCAGCCGCATTCTTTAGCTGGCCCGTCCGCGGAAAAATTGCCAAAGGATTTTCATCGGGTAAAGGCGGACATTCTGGTATTAATATTACAGCCCCTAAAGGTACGCCAGTTAAGGCTGCTAACAATGGTGTCGTTAGTCGAACAGAACAAATTCCCGGTTATGGAAAAGTTATTTTGATTCGTCATGACAAAGGGATGATTACAGTTTACGCTCACTTAGACCAAATTACCGTCAAACGCGGCGATGTCGTCGAAGCAGGACAAAAAATTGGCACGGTTGGTAAAACAGGTAACGTCAAGGAACCACAACTACACTTTAAAATCAATAAGGGGAAAACCCCTGTTGACCCTGCAACCATGCTGGACTAA
- a CDS encoding FKBP-type peptidyl-prolyl cis-trans isomerase encodes MTDKLVINDEKVGDGIEALAGKLVTVHYTGRLTDGTKFDSSVDRNQPFRFMLGVGQVIKGWDEGVQGMKVGGKRTLLIPSNMAYGERGAGAVIPPNATLEFDVELISVEG; translated from the coding sequence ATGACAGATAAACTTGTTATTAACGATGAAAAAGTTGGTGATGGTATTGAGGCTTTAGCTGGTAAACTCGTTACAGTTCACTATACAGGCCGACTAACCGATGGTACAAAGTTTGATTCATCTGTTGATCGTAACCAACCATTCCGCTTTATGTTGGGTGTTGGTCAAGTGATTAAGGGGTGGGACGAAGGCGTACAAGGTATGAAAGTTGGTGGTAAGCGTACTCTGCTTATCCCATCCAACATGGCATATGGTGAACGCGGTGCTGGTGCGGTTATCCCACCAAATGCAACTTTGGAATTTGACGTTGAGTTAATCTCAGTCGAGGGATAA
- the yajC gene encoding preprotein translocase subunit YajC, with amino-acid sequence MAQGGFDIMAFMPLIMIFVIFYFLLIRPQQKKMKEHQSMLSAIRRGDRIVTNGGLIGLVNKVTSDSELLVEIADNVKVRVARSMIAEVLTKTEAVNSDEPKAEKTEAPAKKAPAKKATKTVVKKD; translated from the coding sequence ATGGCTCAAGGTGGCTTTGATATTATGGCATTTATGCCGTTGATTATGATTTTTGTGATTTTCTATTTTCTGTTGATTCGTCCTCAACAAAAGAAAATGAAAGAACATCAATCCATGTTATCTGCAATTCGCCGTGGCGATCGTATTGTCACAAACGGCGGGTTAATTGGCCTTGTGAACAAGGTAACATCTGATTCTGAACTTCTTGTTGAAATTGCAGACAATGTAAAAGTTCGCGTTGCGCGTAGCATGATCGCTGAAGTCTTGACAAAAACAGAAGCTGTCAATTCTGATGAACCAAAAGCAGAAAAAACCGAAGCCCCGGCCAAAAAGGCTCCGGCTAAGAAAGCAACCAAGACCGTTGTTAAAAAGGACTAA
- the rplS gene encoding 50S ribosomal protein L19, whose amino-acid sequence MNLLQKLEHEQQTRLSEGKVIPEFKAGDTVRVNVKVVEGERTRVQPYEGVVIGRRNAGVRSTFRVRKLSSGEGVERVFHLFSPNITVELVRSGRVRRAKLYYLRGRTGKRARIAELKKPRVVAQATASAE is encoded by the coding sequence ATGAACTTGTTACAAAAGTTGGAACACGAGCAACAAACTCGATTGTCCGAAGGCAAGGTGATCCCAGAATTCAAAGCCGGTGACACCGTCCGTGTAAATGTTAAAGTTGTCGAAGGTGAACGTACTCGCGTTCAGCCATACGAAGGTGTTGTCATCGGTCGTCGCAATGCAGGCGTTCGCTCAACATTCCGCGTTCGCAAATTATCATCCGGTGAAGGCGTTGAGCGTGTATTCCACCTCTTCTCACCAAACATTACCGTAGAACTTGTTCGTTCTGGTCGTGTTCGCCGAGCAAAGCTTTATTACTTGCGTGGACGCACAGGTAAAAGAGCTCGTATCGCAGAGCTTAAAAAGCCAAGAGTTGTCGCACAAGCAACAGCTTCAGCTGAATAA
- a CDS encoding GTP cyclohydrolase, which yields MSTNLFIIKITYTAPIEEIDIHLADHRAYLDQCYAHGHYLVSGPQIPRTGGIIIAQGSSQSDIDKLMANDPFTIHGLIEYELTRFEAVKSIDTIKDWLK from the coding sequence ATGTCCACCAATTTATTTATTATCAAAATCACCTATACAGCCCCTATTGAAGAAATAGACATACATTTAGCCGACCATCGTGCCTATTTAGATCAATGCTATGCACATGGGCATTACTTAGTATCTGGTCCTCAAATTCCTCGAACAGGAGGGATTATCATCGCGCAAGGATCGTCTCAATCAGATATTGATAAGTTAATGGCAAACGATCCATTTACGATTCATGGTTTAATTGAATATGAGTTAACTAGATTTGAAGCTGTTAAAAGCATAGATACTATCAAAGACTGGCTGAAATAG
- the secD gene encoding protein translocase subunit SecD produces MLNIARWKSALIVLVCILGVVFSIPNMVSDESRKNLPEWMQSTFNLGLELQGGSHLQLEVDMKTVLKDYADNLLDEVRTALRSEKLGYTSLVLTPDRRGVTVTLRDPNQLTTAKSALRKATADLITNYDESGKVTISLSDEVEQKVKAKALEKSIEVIRRRVDESGTKEPLIQRQGTDRIILQLPGVDNPAEVKKLIGKTAKMEFRLVDHDAGNIGLDANGRPTGAVPMGSEVLRSREHGDREGYVVVKKQVAITGDRLVDAQFNFHEATPGVSITFDAVGAKKFAEITANNVNRQFAIILDNVVISHPNIKEPLMGGSAFISGGFKPAEAQELALLLRAGALPAPLNVIEERTVGPSLGADSIMDGKRATIYAFIFVAIFMILNYSLFGAFADVALIFNLILLFSALSLLGATLTLPGIAGIALTIGMAVDANVLIYERIKEELRHNVKPVMAIDAGYRKALMTILDSNITTLIGSAVLFEFGSGPIRGFAVTLALGIVISLFTALSLTRLIIIVWARRQRAISNLPI; encoded by the coding sequence ATGTTAAACATCGCACGCTGGAAATCAGCTCTTATCGTTCTTGTGTGCATCCTTGGGGTAGTATTTTCTATCCCCAATATGGTTTCTGACGAGTCTCGTAAAAACTTGCCAGAATGGATGCAAAGTACATTCAACCTAGGACTTGAACTTCAAGGAGGATCACACCTTCAACTCGAAGTCGATATGAAGACAGTTCTAAAAGATTATGCTGATAACTTACTTGACGAAGTCAGAACAGCGTTGCGATCAGAAAAACTTGGATATACATCCCTTGTTCTGACGCCGGATCGCAGAGGTGTTACTGTAACTCTTCGAGATCCAAATCAACTTACAACGGCCAAATCAGCCTTAAGAAAAGCAACAGCAGATTTAATCACAAACTATGATGAATCCGGAAAAGTTACGATTTCGTTATCTGATGAAGTTGAACAAAAAGTCAAAGCCAAGGCTTTGGAGAAATCCATCGAAGTCATTCGTCGTCGTGTTGATGAATCCGGAACAAAAGAACCCCTGATTCAACGTCAAGGAACAGATCGCATCATCTTACAGCTTCCAGGTGTCGATAATCCTGCTGAAGTTAAAAAACTTATCGGTAAAACAGCTAAAATGGAATTCCGTTTGGTTGATCATGATGCAGGGAATATTGGACTTGATGCGAATGGTCGACCGACAGGTGCTGTCCCTATGGGGTCTGAAGTCCTTCGCTCTCGCGAACATGGTGACCGTGAGGGTTATGTTGTTGTCAAAAAACAAGTGGCCATAACGGGCGACCGCCTCGTAGATGCTCAGTTTAACTTCCACGAAGCAACTCCGGGCGTATCCATCACATTCGATGCAGTCGGTGCAAAAAAATTCGCTGAAATCACAGCAAACAATGTTAATCGTCAGTTTGCCATTATCTTGGATAATGTGGTTATCAGCCATCCAAATATTAAAGAGCCTCTCATGGGAGGATCAGCCTTTATCAGTGGTGGATTTAAACCCGCAGAAGCTCAAGAACTAGCCCTTCTCTTGCGTGCAGGTGCCTTACCAGCCCCATTAAATGTTATTGAAGAAAGAACCGTTGGGCCGAGCCTCGGGGCAGATTCAATTATGGACGGAAAACGTGCAACGATCTATGCCTTTATTTTTGTGGCAATCTTTATGATCTTGAACTATTCCTTGTTCGGTGCCTTTGCTGACGTTGCGTTGATCTTTAACCTGATCTTATTGTTTTCAGCACTGTCTTTGTTGGGCGCAACCTTAACCCTGCCTGGTATTGCGGGTATCGCACTCACCATCGGTATGGCTGTTGATGCGAACGTTTTGATTTATGAACGGATAAAAGAAGAACTCAGGCACAATGTAAAGCCCGTCATGGCGATTGATGCCGGCTATAGAAAAGCCTTGATGACAATTCTTGACTCGAACATCACAACATTAATCGGTTCAGCAGTTTTGTTTGAGTTCGGATCCGGGCCAATCCGTGGATTTGCGGTCACTCTGGCTCTGGGTATTGTTATATCCTTGTTTACGGCCCTGTCCCTTACACGTCTGATCATCATTGTTTGGGCACGTCGTCAACGTGCTATCAGCAACTTGCCAATCTAA